A genomic stretch from Oncorhynchus gorbuscha isolate QuinsamMale2020 ecotype Even-year unplaced genomic scaffold, OgorEven_v1.0 Un_scaffold_536, whole genome shotgun sequence includes:
- the LOC124018509 gene encoding large neutral amino acids transporter small subunit 1-like has product MSSLQLLALVLIIILGFVQIGRGGTESLCPENAFEGTRTDVGSFGLALYSGMFAYGGWNLPRAIVISLPMVTVAYVLTNLVYFTTISPEEMVASEAVAVVRLRA; this is encoded by the exons ATGTCTTCACTGCAGCTCCTCGCTCTGGTGCTCATCATCATCCTCGGCTTTGTGCAGATTGGCAGAG GAGGGACGGAGAGTCTTTGCCCAGAGAACGCATTCGAAGGGACAAGGACAGACGTTGGCAGCTTTGGGTTGGCCCTGTACAGTGGCATGTTTGCATACGGAGGCTG gaaccTGCCGCGTGCCATCGTGATCTCCCTGCCCATGGTGACGGTGGCGTATGTCCTTACTAACCTGGTCTACTTCACCACCATCAGCCCTGAGGAGATGGTGGCTTCAGAGGCCGTGGCAGTGGTGAGACTACGAGCAtga